A part of Mustela erminea isolate mMusErm1 chromosome 9, mMusErm1.Pri, whole genome shotgun sequence genomic DNA contains:
- the SLC39A13 gene encoding zinc transporter ZIP13 isoform X2, protein MPGCPCPGGGMAGQRLLFFTALALELLGGAGASQPALWSRGPAAACRLDNKESESWGALLSGERLDTWICSLLGSLMVGLSGVFPLLVIPLEMGTMLRSEAGARRLKQLLSFALGGLLGNVFLHLLPEAWAYTCSASPGGEGQSLQQQQQLGLWVIAGFLTFLALEKMFLDSKEKEGTSQAPSKDPAAAAVLSGGHSLAQPAAEPGVSAVVRTIKVSGYLNLLANTIDNFTHGLAVAASFLVSKKIGLLTTMAILLHEIPHEVGDFAILLRAGFDRWSAAKLQLSTALGGLLGACFAICTQSPKGVEETVAWILPFTSGGFLYIALVNVLPDLLEEDDPWRSLQQVLLLCTGIVVMVLFSLFVE, encoded by the exons ATGCCTGGATGTCCCTGTCCTGGCGGTGGCATGGCGGGCCAGAGGCTCCTCTTCTTCACTGCTCTTGCCCTAGAgctcctgggaggggctggggcttcCCAGCCGGCCCTCTGGAGCCGGGGGCCTGCAGCTGCCTGTCGCCTGGACAACAAGGAAAGCGAATCCTGGGGGgccttgctgagcggggagagGCTGGACACCTGGATCTGCTCCCTCCTGGGCTCCCTCATGGTGGGGCTCAGTGGGGTCTTCCCACTGCTGGTGATTCCCTTGGAGATGGGGACGATGCTGCGCTCAGAAG CTGGGGCCCGCCGCCTGAAGCAGCTGCTCAGCTTTGCCTTGGGGGGACTTTTGGGCAATGTATTTCTCCACCTGCTGCCCGAGGCATGGGCCTACACATGCAGTGCCAGCCCTG GTGGTGAGGGCCAGAGCctgcagcagcaacagcagctgGGACTGTGGGTCATTGCTGGCTTCCTGACCTTTCTGGCATTGGAGAAGATGTTCCTGGACagcaaggagaaggaggggacCAGCCAG GCCCCCAGCAAAGACCCCGCTGCTGCTGCCGTGCTCAGTGGAGGCCACTCTCTGGCCCAGCCGGCTGCAGAGCCCGGCGTGAGTGCCGTGGTCCGGACCATCAAA GTCAGTGGCTATCTCAACCTGCTGGCCAACACCATAGACAACTTCACTCACGGGCTGGCTGTAGCTGCCAGCTTCCTTGTGAGCAAGAAG ATTGGGCTCCTGACCACCATGGCCATCCTTCTGCACGAGATCCCCCATGAG GTGGGCGACTTTGCCATCCTGCTCCGGGCCGGCTTTGACCGATGGAGCGCAGCCAAGCTGCAGCTCTCGACGGCACTGGGGGGCCTGCTGGGCGCCTGCTTCGCCATCTGTACGCAGTCCCCCAAGGGAGTAG AAGAGACTGTGGCCTGGATCCTGCCCTTCACCTCTGGCGGCTTTCTCTACATCGCCCTGGTGAACGTGCTGCCTGACCTCTTGGAGGAAGATGACCCGTG GCGCTCCCTGCAGCAGGTGCTGCTGTTGTGCACGGGCATCGTGGTGATGGTGCTCTTCTCACTTTTCGTGGAGTGA
- the PSMC3 gene encoding 26S proteasome regulatory subunit 6A: MATVWDEAEQDGIGEEVLKMSTEEIIQRTRLLDSEIKIMKSEVLRVTHELQAMKDKIKENSEKIKVNKTLPYLVSNVIELLDVDPNDQEEDGANIDLDSQRKGKCAVIKTSTRQTYFLPVIGLVDAEKLKPGDLVGVNKDSYLILETLPTEYDSRVKAMEVDERPTEQYSDIGGLDKQIQELVEAIVLPMNHKEKFENLGIQPPKGVLMYGPPGTGKTLLARACAAQTKATFLKLAGPQLVQMFIGDGAKLVRDAFALAKEKAPSIIFIDELDAIGTKRFDSEKAGDREVQRTMLELLNQLDGFQPNTQVKVIAATNRVDILDPALLRSGRLDRKIEFPMPNEEARARIMQIHSRKMNVSPDVNYEELARCTDDFNGAQCKAVCVEAGMIALRRGATELTHEDYMEGILEVQAKKKANLQYYA; this comes from the exons ATGGCGACCGTGTGGGATGAGGCTGAG cAAGATGGAATCGGGGAGGAGGTGCTCAAGATGTCCACAGAAGAGATTATCCAGCGCACGCGGCTGCTGGACAGTGAGATCAAG ATCATGAAGAGTGAAGTACTGCGAGTTACCCACGAACTCCAAGCCATGAAGGACAAGATCAaagagaacagtgagaaaatcAAAGTGAACAAGACCCTGCCATACCTGGTGTCCAACGTTAtcgag CTTCTAGATGTTGATCCCAATGACCAAGAAGAGGATGGTGCCAATATTGACCTGGATTCCCAGAGGAAGGGTAAATGCGCAGTGATCAAAACCTCTACACGGCAG ACATACTTCTTGCCCGTGATTGGGTTGGTGGATGCTGAAAAGCTAAAGCCAGGAGACTTGGTG GGTGTGAACAAAGACTCCTATCTGATCCTGGAGACCCTGCCCACAGAGTATGACTCTCGGGTGAAGGCCATGGAGGTGGATGAGAGGCCCACAGAACAATATAGTGACATCGGGGGCCTGGACAAGCAGATTCAGGAG CTGGTGGAGGCCATTGTCCTGCCAATGAACCACAAGGAGAAGTTTGAGAACTTGGGGATCCAGCCTCCAAAAGGGGTGTTGATGTATGGCCCCCCGGGTACAGGGAAGACCCTGCTGGCCCGGGCCTGTGCTGCACAGACCAAG GCTACATTCCTGAAGTTGGCTGGCCCCCAGCTGGTGCAGATGTTCATTGGGGATGGTGCCAAGCTGGTCCGGGATGCCTTCGCCCTGGCCAAGGAGAAAGCTCCATCCATTATCTTCATCGATGAGCTGGATGCCATCGGCACTAAGCG CTTTGACAGTGAGAAGGCTGGAGACCGGGAGGTGCAGAGGACGATGTTGGAACTTCTGAACCAGCTGGATGGGTTCCAACCCAACACTCAAGTAAAG GTGATTGCAGCCACCAACAGGGTGGATATCCTGGACCCCGCACTGCTCCGCTCAGGCCGTCTGGACCGGAAGATTGAATTCCCGATGCCCAATGAGGAGGCCCGGGCCAGAATCATGCAGATCCACTCCCGCAAGATGAATGTCAG TCCCGATGTGAACTATGAGGAACTGGCCCGCTGTACGGATGACTTCAATGGGGCCCAGTGCAAGGCCGTGTGCGTGGAGGCG GGCATGATCGCACTGCGCAGGGGCGCCACGGAACTCACGCATGAGGACTACATGGAGGGCATCCTGGAGGTGCAGGCCAAGAAGAAAGCCAACCTGCAGTACTATGCCTAG
- the SLC39A13 gene encoding zinc transporter ZIP13 isoform X4 yields the protein MPGCPCPGGGMAGQRLLFFTALALELLGGAGASQPALWSRGPAAACRLDNKESESWGALLSGERLDTWICSLLGSLMVGLSGVFPLLVIPLEMGTMLRSEAGARRLKQLLSFALGGLLGNVFLHLLPEAWAYTCSASPVLPPAGGEGQSLQQQQQLGLWVIAGFLTFLALEKMFLDSKEKEGTSQAPSKDPAAAAVLSGGHSLAQPAAEPGVSAVVRTIKVSGYLNLLANTIDNFTHGLAVAASFLVSKKIGLLTTMAILLHEIPHEVGDFAILLRAGFDRWSAAKLQLSTALGGLLGACFAICTQSPKGKRLWPGSCPSPLAAFSTSPW from the exons ATGCCTGGATGTCCCTGTCCTGGCGGTGGCATGGCGGGCCAGAGGCTCCTCTTCTTCACTGCTCTTGCCCTAGAgctcctgggaggggctggggcttcCCAGCCGGCCCTCTGGAGCCGGGGGCCTGCAGCTGCCTGTCGCCTGGACAACAAGGAAAGCGAATCCTGGGGGgccttgctgagcggggagagGCTGGACACCTGGATCTGCTCCCTCCTGGGCTCCCTCATGGTGGGGCTCAGTGGGGTCTTCCCACTGCTGGTGATTCCCTTGGAGATGGGGACGATGCTGCGCTCAGAAG CTGGGGCCCGCCGCCTGAAGCAGCTGCTCAGCTTTGCCTTGGGGGGACTTTTGGGCAATGTATTTCTCCACCTGCTGCCCGAGGCATGGGCCTACACATGCAGTGCCAGCCCTG TGCTGCCCCCTGCAGGTGGTGAGGGCCAGAGCctgcagcagcaacagcagctgGGACTGTGGGTCATTGCTGGCTTCCTGACCTTTCTGGCATTGGAGAAGATGTTCCTGGACagcaaggagaaggaggggacCAGCCAG GCCCCCAGCAAAGACCCCGCTGCTGCTGCCGTGCTCAGTGGAGGCCACTCTCTGGCCCAGCCGGCTGCAGAGCCCGGCGTGAGTGCCGTGGTCCGGACCATCAAA GTCAGTGGCTATCTCAACCTGCTGGCCAACACCATAGACAACTTCACTCACGGGCTGGCTGTAGCTGCCAGCTTCCTTGTGAGCAAGAAG ATTGGGCTCCTGACCACCATGGCCATCCTTCTGCACGAGATCCCCCATGAG GTGGGCGACTTTGCCATCCTGCTCCGGGCCGGCTTTGACCGATGGAGCGCAGCCAAGCTGCAGCTCTCGACGGCACTGGGGGGCCTGCTGGGCGCCTGCTTCGCCATCTGTACGCAGTCCCCCAAGGGA AAGAGACTGTGGCCTGGATCCTGCCCTTCACCTCTGGCGGCTTTCTCTACATCGCCCTGGTGA
- the SLC39A13 gene encoding zinc transporter ZIP13 isoform X1, whose translation MPGCPCPGGGMAGQRLLFFTALALELLGGAGASQPALWSRGPAAACRLDNKESESWGALLSGERLDTWICSLLGSLMVGLSGVFPLLVIPLEMGTMLRSEAGARRLKQLLSFALGGLLGNVFLHLLPEAWAYTCSASPVLPPAGGEGQSLQQQQQLGLWVIAGFLTFLALEKMFLDSKEKEGTSQAPSKDPAAAAVLSGGHSLAQPAAEPGVSAVVRTIKVSGYLNLLANTIDNFTHGLAVAASFLVSKKIGLLTTMAILLHEIPHEVGDFAILLRAGFDRWSAAKLQLSTALGGLLGACFAICTQSPKGVEETVAWILPFTSGGFLYIALVNVLPDLLEEDDPWRSLQQVLLLCTGIVVMVLFSLFVE comes from the exons ATGCCTGGATGTCCCTGTCCTGGCGGTGGCATGGCGGGCCAGAGGCTCCTCTTCTTCACTGCTCTTGCCCTAGAgctcctgggaggggctggggcttcCCAGCCGGCCCTCTGGAGCCGGGGGCCTGCAGCTGCCTGTCGCCTGGACAACAAGGAAAGCGAATCCTGGGGGgccttgctgagcggggagagGCTGGACACCTGGATCTGCTCCCTCCTGGGCTCCCTCATGGTGGGGCTCAGTGGGGTCTTCCCACTGCTGGTGATTCCCTTGGAGATGGGGACGATGCTGCGCTCAGAAG CTGGGGCCCGCCGCCTGAAGCAGCTGCTCAGCTTTGCCTTGGGGGGACTTTTGGGCAATGTATTTCTCCACCTGCTGCCCGAGGCATGGGCCTACACATGCAGTGCCAGCCCTG TGCTGCCCCCTGCAGGTGGTGAGGGCCAGAGCctgcagcagcaacagcagctgGGACTGTGGGTCATTGCTGGCTTCCTGACCTTTCTGGCATTGGAGAAGATGTTCCTGGACagcaaggagaaggaggggacCAGCCAG GCCCCCAGCAAAGACCCCGCTGCTGCTGCCGTGCTCAGTGGAGGCCACTCTCTGGCCCAGCCGGCTGCAGAGCCCGGCGTGAGTGCCGTGGTCCGGACCATCAAA GTCAGTGGCTATCTCAACCTGCTGGCCAACACCATAGACAACTTCACTCACGGGCTGGCTGTAGCTGCCAGCTTCCTTGTGAGCAAGAAG ATTGGGCTCCTGACCACCATGGCCATCCTTCTGCACGAGATCCCCCATGAG GTGGGCGACTTTGCCATCCTGCTCCGGGCCGGCTTTGACCGATGGAGCGCAGCCAAGCTGCAGCTCTCGACGGCACTGGGGGGCCTGCTGGGCGCCTGCTTCGCCATCTGTACGCAGTCCCCCAAGGGAGTAG AAGAGACTGTGGCCTGGATCCTGCCCTTCACCTCTGGCGGCTTTCTCTACATCGCCCTGGTGAACGTGCTGCCTGACCTCTTGGAGGAAGATGACCCGTG GCGCTCCCTGCAGCAGGTGCTGCTGTTGTGCACGGGCATCGTGGTGATGGTGCTCTTCTCACTTTTCGTGGAGTGA
- the SLC39A13 gene encoding zinc transporter ZIP13 isoform X6 — protein MPGCPCPGGGMAGQRLLFFTALALELLGGAGASQPALWSRGPAAACRLDNKESESWGALLSGERLDTWICSLLGSLMVGLSGVFPLLVIPLEMGTMLRSEAGARRLKQLLSFALGGLLGNVFLHLLPEAWAYTCSASPGGEGQSLQQQQQLGLWVIAGFLTFLALEKMFLDSKEKEGTSQAPSKDPAAAAVLSGGHSLAQPAAEPGVSAVVRTIKVSGYLNLLANTIDNFTHGLAVAASFLVSKKIGLLTTMAILLHEIPHEVGDFAILLRAGFDRWSAAKLQLSTALGGLLGACFAICTQSPKGKRLWPGSCPSPLAAFSTSPW, from the exons ATGCCTGGATGTCCCTGTCCTGGCGGTGGCATGGCGGGCCAGAGGCTCCTCTTCTTCACTGCTCTTGCCCTAGAgctcctgggaggggctggggcttcCCAGCCGGCCCTCTGGAGCCGGGGGCCTGCAGCTGCCTGTCGCCTGGACAACAAGGAAAGCGAATCCTGGGGGgccttgctgagcggggagagGCTGGACACCTGGATCTGCTCCCTCCTGGGCTCCCTCATGGTGGGGCTCAGTGGGGTCTTCCCACTGCTGGTGATTCCCTTGGAGATGGGGACGATGCTGCGCTCAGAAG CTGGGGCCCGCCGCCTGAAGCAGCTGCTCAGCTTTGCCTTGGGGGGACTTTTGGGCAATGTATTTCTCCACCTGCTGCCCGAGGCATGGGCCTACACATGCAGTGCCAGCCCTG GTGGTGAGGGCCAGAGCctgcagcagcaacagcagctgGGACTGTGGGTCATTGCTGGCTTCCTGACCTTTCTGGCATTGGAGAAGATGTTCCTGGACagcaaggagaaggaggggacCAGCCAG GCCCCCAGCAAAGACCCCGCTGCTGCTGCCGTGCTCAGTGGAGGCCACTCTCTGGCCCAGCCGGCTGCAGAGCCCGGCGTGAGTGCCGTGGTCCGGACCATCAAA GTCAGTGGCTATCTCAACCTGCTGGCCAACACCATAGACAACTTCACTCACGGGCTGGCTGTAGCTGCCAGCTTCCTTGTGAGCAAGAAG ATTGGGCTCCTGACCACCATGGCCATCCTTCTGCACGAGATCCCCCATGAG GTGGGCGACTTTGCCATCCTGCTCCGGGCCGGCTTTGACCGATGGAGCGCAGCCAAGCTGCAGCTCTCGACGGCACTGGGGGGCCTGCTGGGCGCCTGCTTCGCCATCTGTACGCAGTCCCCCAAGGGA AAGAGACTGTGGCCTGGATCCTGCCCTTCACCTCTGGCGGCTTTCTCTACATCGCCCTGGTGA
- the SLC39A13 gene encoding zinc transporter ZIP13 isoform X5 has translation MPGCPCPGGGMAGQRLLFFTALALELLGGAGASQPALWSRGPAAACRLDNKESESWGALLSGERLDTWICSLLGSLMVGLSGVFPLLVIPLEMGTMLRSEAGARRLKQLLSFALGGLLGNVFLHLLPEAWAYTCSASPGGEGQSLQQQQQLGLWVIAGFLTFLALEKMFLDSKEKEGTSQVSGYLNLLANTIDNFTHGLAVAASFLVSKKIGLLTTMAILLHEIPHEVGDFAILLRAGFDRWSAAKLQLSTALGGLLGACFAICTQSPKGVEETVAWILPFTSGGFLYIALVNVLPDLLEEDDPWRSLQQVLLLCTGIVVMVLFSLFVE, from the exons ATGCCTGGATGTCCCTGTCCTGGCGGTGGCATGGCGGGCCAGAGGCTCCTCTTCTTCACTGCTCTTGCCCTAGAgctcctgggaggggctggggcttcCCAGCCGGCCCTCTGGAGCCGGGGGCCTGCAGCTGCCTGTCGCCTGGACAACAAGGAAAGCGAATCCTGGGGGgccttgctgagcggggagagGCTGGACACCTGGATCTGCTCCCTCCTGGGCTCCCTCATGGTGGGGCTCAGTGGGGTCTTCCCACTGCTGGTGATTCCCTTGGAGATGGGGACGATGCTGCGCTCAGAAG CTGGGGCCCGCCGCCTGAAGCAGCTGCTCAGCTTTGCCTTGGGGGGACTTTTGGGCAATGTATTTCTCCACCTGCTGCCCGAGGCATGGGCCTACACATGCAGTGCCAGCCCTG GTGGTGAGGGCCAGAGCctgcagcagcaacagcagctgGGACTGTGGGTCATTGCTGGCTTCCTGACCTTTCTGGCATTGGAGAAGATGTTCCTGGACagcaaggagaaggaggggacCAGCCAG GTCAGTGGCTATCTCAACCTGCTGGCCAACACCATAGACAACTTCACTCACGGGCTGGCTGTAGCTGCCAGCTTCCTTGTGAGCAAGAAG ATTGGGCTCCTGACCACCATGGCCATCCTTCTGCACGAGATCCCCCATGAG GTGGGCGACTTTGCCATCCTGCTCCGGGCCGGCTTTGACCGATGGAGCGCAGCCAAGCTGCAGCTCTCGACGGCACTGGGGGGCCTGCTGGGCGCCTGCTTCGCCATCTGTACGCAGTCCCCCAAGGGAGTAG AAGAGACTGTGGCCTGGATCCTGCCCTTCACCTCTGGCGGCTTTCTCTACATCGCCCTGGTGAACGTGCTGCCTGACCTCTTGGAGGAAGATGACCCGTG GCGCTCCCTGCAGCAGGTGCTGCTGTTGTGCACGGGCATCGTGGTGATGGTGCTCTTCTCACTTTTCGTGGAGTGA
- the SLC39A13 gene encoding zinc transporter ZIP13 isoform X7: MPGCPCPGGGMAGQRLLFFTALALELLGGAGASQPALWSRGPAAACRLDNKESESWGALLSGERLDTWICSLLGSLMVGLSGVFPLLVIPLEMGTMLRSEAGARRLKQLLSFALGGLLGNVFLHLLPEAWAYTCSASPVLPPAGGEGQSLQQQQQLGLWVIAGFLTFLALEKMFLDSKEKEGTSQAPSKDPAAAAVLSGGHSLAQPAAEPGVSAVVRTIKVSGYLNLLANTIDNFTHGLAVAASFLVSKKIGLLTTMAILLHEIPHEVGDFAILLRAGFDRWSAAKLQLSTALGGLLGACFAI; the protein is encoded by the exons ATGCCTGGATGTCCCTGTCCTGGCGGTGGCATGGCGGGCCAGAGGCTCCTCTTCTTCACTGCTCTTGCCCTAGAgctcctgggaggggctggggcttcCCAGCCGGCCCTCTGGAGCCGGGGGCCTGCAGCTGCCTGTCGCCTGGACAACAAGGAAAGCGAATCCTGGGGGgccttgctgagcggggagagGCTGGACACCTGGATCTGCTCCCTCCTGGGCTCCCTCATGGTGGGGCTCAGTGGGGTCTTCCCACTGCTGGTGATTCCCTTGGAGATGGGGACGATGCTGCGCTCAGAAG CTGGGGCCCGCCGCCTGAAGCAGCTGCTCAGCTTTGCCTTGGGGGGACTTTTGGGCAATGTATTTCTCCACCTGCTGCCCGAGGCATGGGCCTACACATGCAGTGCCAGCCCTG TGCTGCCCCCTGCAGGTGGTGAGGGCCAGAGCctgcagcagcaacagcagctgGGACTGTGGGTCATTGCTGGCTTCCTGACCTTTCTGGCATTGGAGAAGATGTTCCTGGACagcaaggagaaggaggggacCAGCCAG GCCCCCAGCAAAGACCCCGCTGCTGCTGCCGTGCTCAGTGGAGGCCACTCTCTGGCCCAGCCGGCTGCAGAGCCCGGCGTGAGTGCCGTGGTCCGGACCATCAAA GTCAGTGGCTATCTCAACCTGCTGGCCAACACCATAGACAACTTCACTCACGGGCTGGCTGTAGCTGCCAGCTTCCTTGTGAGCAAGAAG ATTGGGCTCCTGACCACCATGGCCATCCTTCTGCACGAGATCCCCCATGAG GTGGGCGACTTTGCCATCCTGCTCCGGGCCGGCTTTGACCGATGGAGCGCAGCCAAGCTGCAGCTCTCGACGGCACTGGGGGGCCTGCTGGGCGCCTGCTTCGCCATCT AA
- the SLC39A13 gene encoding zinc transporter ZIP13 isoform X3: MPGCPCPGGGMAGQRLLFFTALALELLGGAGASQPALWSRGPAAACRLDNKESESWGALLSGERLDTWICSLLGSLMVGLSGVFPLLVIPLEMGTMLRSEAGARRLKQLLSFALGGLLGNVFLHLLPEAWAYTCSASPVLPPAGGEGQSLQQQQQLGLWVIAGFLTFLALEKMFLDSKEKEGTSQVSGYLNLLANTIDNFTHGLAVAASFLVSKKIGLLTTMAILLHEIPHEVGDFAILLRAGFDRWSAAKLQLSTALGGLLGACFAICTQSPKGVEETVAWILPFTSGGFLYIALVNVLPDLLEEDDPWRSLQQVLLLCTGIVVMVLFSLFVE, encoded by the exons ATGCCTGGATGTCCCTGTCCTGGCGGTGGCATGGCGGGCCAGAGGCTCCTCTTCTTCACTGCTCTTGCCCTAGAgctcctgggaggggctggggcttcCCAGCCGGCCCTCTGGAGCCGGGGGCCTGCAGCTGCCTGTCGCCTGGACAACAAGGAAAGCGAATCCTGGGGGgccttgctgagcggggagagGCTGGACACCTGGATCTGCTCCCTCCTGGGCTCCCTCATGGTGGGGCTCAGTGGGGTCTTCCCACTGCTGGTGATTCCCTTGGAGATGGGGACGATGCTGCGCTCAGAAG CTGGGGCCCGCCGCCTGAAGCAGCTGCTCAGCTTTGCCTTGGGGGGACTTTTGGGCAATGTATTTCTCCACCTGCTGCCCGAGGCATGGGCCTACACATGCAGTGCCAGCCCTG TGCTGCCCCCTGCAGGTGGTGAGGGCCAGAGCctgcagcagcaacagcagctgGGACTGTGGGTCATTGCTGGCTTCCTGACCTTTCTGGCATTGGAGAAGATGTTCCTGGACagcaaggagaaggaggggacCAGCCAG GTCAGTGGCTATCTCAACCTGCTGGCCAACACCATAGACAACTTCACTCACGGGCTGGCTGTAGCTGCCAGCTTCCTTGTGAGCAAGAAG ATTGGGCTCCTGACCACCATGGCCATCCTTCTGCACGAGATCCCCCATGAG GTGGGCGACTTTGCCATCCTGCTCCGGGCCGGCTTTGACCGATGGAGCGCAGCCAAGCTGCAGCTCTCGACGGCACTGGGGGGCCTGCTGGGCGCCTGCTTCGCCATCTGTACGCAGTCCCCCAAGGGAGTAG AAGAGACTGTGGCCTGGATCCTGCCCTTCACCTCTGGCGGCTTTCTCTACATCGCCCTGGTGAACGTGCTGCCTGACCTCTTGGAGGAAGATGACCCGTG GCGCTCCCTGCAGCAGGTGCTGCTGTTGTGCACGGGCATCGTGGTGATGGTGCTCTTCTCACTTTTCGTGGAGTGA